GTGTCAGTGTTGGTCCAGGTAGCCGCCTTCGCCACGGATGTTCCTCCCGATCTCTACGCATTTCACTGCTACACCGGGAATTCCGCTACCCTCTACCACACTCTAGTGACCCAGTATCCACTGCAATTCCCAGGTTGAGCCCAGGGCTTTCACAACAGACTTAAACCACCACCTACGCACGCTTTACGCCCAGTAATTCCGAGTAACGCTTGCACCCTTCGTATTACCGCGGCTGCTGGCACGAAGTTAGCCGGTGCTTATTCTTTGGGTACCGTCAGAACAATCGGGTATTAACCGACTGCTTTTCTTTCCCAACAAAAGGGCTTTACAACCCGAAGGCCTTCTTCACCCACGCGGCATGGCTGGATCAGGCTTGCGCCCATTGTCCAATATTCCCCACTGCTGCCTCCCGTAGGAGTCTGGACCGTGTCTCAGTTCCAGTGTGGCTGATCATCCTCTCAGACCAGCTACGGATCGTCGCCTTGGTGGGCCTTTACCCCGCCAACTAGCTAATCCGACATCGGCTCATTCAATCGCGCGAAGCCCGAAGGTCCTCCGCTTTCACCCGTAGGTCGTATGCGGTATTAGCGTAAGTTTCCCTACGTTATCCCCCACGAAAGAGTAGATTCCGATGTATTCCTCACCCGTCCGCCACTCGCCACCCATAAGAGCAAGCTCTTACTGTGCTGCCGTTCGACTTGCATGTGTTAGGCCTGCCGCCAGCGTTCACTCTGAGCCAGGATCAAACTCTTCACTTAAAATTACATGTCCGAAGACAAATACTTTAGCTGCAGAAGTTCAACCACTGACAACTTATCGCTTGCAAAGCAATTAATATGTTGCTTTTTGATTAAACGTCTGCAAGATGGACAATCATCCTTCCTGCAGGCGTCCGCACAAATTACCTGCGCACACTGTCAAAGAACATTGGGAAGTGGCCTCAGCGCCGTTCCCGTCAGCTTCGTCGTTTCCGTCGAAGCGAGCCGCCCATTATAGCGGGCTTTTTCTTGCCGTCAACACCTTGTTTCCGAGGTGGTTGCCGCTGCTTCGTTTCGACCCGAAGGTTTTCTGCGAAGCGAGCCGGCCATATTAGCAGGCTTTTCATCCTCGTCAACCCCTCGTGAAGAGGACGTTGCCGCCGCTGCACCTCAATCCGCCGTAGCGGCTTTCCGTGTAGCGAGCCGCACATCATAGCCGGCTTTTCCGTTTCGTCAACACCTTGTGGTGTCTCCGATTCGCCTCGTTCGTTGCTGCAGTGCTTCGAGAAGCGCCGCCGTCCTGAGCGAGGTCGCGCAGTTTATCGAGCCTGCGCAGAAGTGCAAGCATTTTTTGACGCCCTCTTGATCTGATAGGCCGCATGGCCGTCGATAGCGTGTTGCCACGCGCTGTACGAACTGGTGACTGCAGCTGGGCAGGTAACTGGCAGCGCCCTTCTGTCGTGCAACATTGTTCTTGGGAGTGCGCGCCATAGAGAGAGATGCACCCTCTAGAGAGATGCAAGACGCCGACGTGCTCGGTAAGAATGCACTGCCCTCCCGCAAGGATGACGATGTCCTCCGCACGCAGCCTGTTCCGCGATCTGTCCCTGCCTGCCATCGCGGCAGGGTTCGTCACTGTATTGGTGGGCTTCGCCAGCTCGGCGGTGATCGTGTTCGAAGCGGCCCGGCATCTGGGGGCCGATCAGGCCGAGATCGCCTCATGGATGTGGGCGCTGGGCATTGGGATGGGCGTGACCTGCATCGGCCTGTCGCTGCGGTACCGGGTGCCGGTGGTCACGGCGTGGTCCACGCCTGGTGCGGCAATGTTGATTGGCACTGCGGCCGGGGTGCCGCTGCGGGAGGCGATCGGTGCATTCGTGGTGGCCGCCGTGCTGGGTGCGGTCGCTGGGTTCACCGGATTGTTCGAAAGGGCAATCCGGCGGATTCCGCTCTCGCTGGCGTCGGGCATGCTGGCTGGGGTGCTGCTGCGCTTCGGGTTGGACCTGTTCGTGGCGATGCAGAGCCAGGCAGCCATGGCGTTGTCGATGCTGGCGACTTATCTGATCGGGCGGCGCTGGTTTGCGCGCTATGCGGTCATCGCGACCTTGTTGGTCGGGATCGCGATTGCCGCCGGTGGCGGGCTGATGCACTGGAACGCGGTGCGGCTGGAACTGGCCCGGCCGGTGCTGATGGTGCCTGGCCTCTCGTGGGCGGCCCTGTTCGGGCTGGCGATTCCACTATTTGTGGTGACGATGGCTTCGCAGAACGTGCCCGGCGTGGCGGTGATGCGGGCCTCCGGCTATACGGTGCCGATCTCGCCCACGATTGGGTGGATCGGTGTGGTCAATACCGTCCTGGCGCCGTTCGGTGGCTACGCCTTGAACCTGGCGGCGATCACCGCAGCGATCTGCATGGGCCGCGAGGCGCACGAGGACCCGGCGCGCCGTTATCCCGCCGCGGTGGCCGCAGGGGTGTTCTACATCGTGATCGGCCTGTTCGGGGCGACGGTGGCGGCGGTGTTTGCGGCCTTCCCGCGCGAACTGGTGATGGCGATCGCCGGCATTGCGCTGCTGGGCACGATCGGCAACAGCCTGGCGGCGGCGTTGCGCGAGGAGCCGGAGCGCGAGGCGGCGCTGATCACCTTCCTGGTGACCGCCTCCGGACTCACGTTGGGCGGGATCGGGGCCTCGTTCTGGGGCTTGCTGGCCGGTGCGATCACCTTGATCGCCTTGCGGCCGCGCCGACCGCAGCACTGAGACAAGGCACCGGCCCAGCACCATGGACGCTGCGCCTGTGCCGCAAGGCCGCTGCCGCCACCGCATATGGCCGGCGGCGGTCCTGCGGCATCAAGCCGCCATGCTTGACGCCGCAAAGAGTGCGCGCTCATTCGACAGCGCGTTGCCTCGGGGCGCGCCCGCGCACGCTGCGCGATGGCTTAGAGCGGCTGATAACACGTAGCGAGCAGCCGTCAGGTGGGTGCGGACAGCGCGGAGGAACCGGAGTCATGCCGATCCCGAGCACCGGCCGCGCCCGCATGGTGGCTGCGCAGTCATTTTGATCGCTGCTCTTATTCCGGATCGCGCAGCTGTAACAACCAGTGCGCGGTCACCCCGCTGGGGCTGGGGAGAGGTTCAAGGTGGAACTGGCGATAGACCGGTGCGCCGTCGCTCACTTGCAACGGCAAGGTGACGTAGGCGGCCCGGCCGTTGCGCAGCGCATCCTGCAACAGTTCCACGTTGGCGCGTGGTGCATCGCTGGCGTACAGCGTCTGCAGCTCACGTCCGATCAGCTCGGCGACGTCGCTGCCGCAGACATCGGCAAAGGCGGTGTTGACGAACAGCAGGCGGTGCGCGGCATTGGCCGTGCCGCGCTCGATGATGGCCACGCCATCGCGCAGGCGTGAGAGCGAGGCTTCCAGCAGGGTGAAGTCCTGCTGGAAGCGCTTGCGCTCCATCAGTTCGATCAGCACGCGCAGGCTGCGGGCCGATTCCAGGTGCAGCGGCGACCAGCGCCGCGCACGGCCGCGCACCGTCTGCTGCCACAGGTCGAAACTCTTGCGTGGCGACAAGCGCGAGTTGGGGATGTCTTCCAGCTTGGCCAGCTGCGGATTGCCGGCCCATTTGATCTGCTGGATCTGCTCGCGGCGGGTCCATAGCAGGGCGCTGCGCGATTGCGGCATCAGCGGCACGAAGATGAAGCCGGCCGCCAATGGCGCCAGGTCGGCGAGCTCGGGGAAGACCTCGCCGATGGCGTCCACATGCAGCGCGCCGACCGCGTCTTCGCGCAGGGCATCGTGGTGTTCGGATTCGATGTGATCGCGGATGCGCCGCAGCGCCGCCACGTCCGGGGTGGTGCCGTGGCGGCTGATGTCGTTGCCGTGGAAGATCGCCACACCGTCGGCGTCCACCACATCCATCAGGTCCGGGGCCATGTCGTCGAGCAGTTCGACGGTCATGTGCTCGGCATCGTTGAAGTCGGTGATGAGTTTTTCGCGCACGGTGAGCAGCACCGATTCCAGGCGCGCACGGGCCACCGCCTGCAGCGCGCCGATCCGCCCGGCCAGGGTGCGCGCCACCGCATCGGTGACATCGCGCATGGCGTGGTTGGTGAAATGCGGGCTGTAGTGATGGCAGGAGATCAACCCCCACAGCGCATCGTTGACCACGATGGAGGCGACCAGCGTGGCGGTGACGCCCATGTTGGCCAGGTACTCCAGGTGCACCGGCGAAACGCTGCGCAGGCTCACATCGCTCAAATCCACCGGCGTGCCCAACTGCGGATGCACGGTGGGCTGGATCGGCGACGGCTGGTAGCCGACATCGGCAATCTGGCGGACCCGGTTGCGCAGGTACAGCGCGCGCGCCTGCGCCGGGATGTCGCTGGCGGGGTAATGCAGGCCGAGATAGGCCTCCAGTTCCGGCTTGCGCGCCTCGGCGATGATGTCGCCGTTCCACTCCTCATCGAAGCGGTAGATCATCACGCGGTCGAAGCCGATCAGGCTGCGCAGGCCCTTGGCCACGCGCACCGCTGCCTCGGCGATGCCGGGATCGCGTTCGACACTGCGCAGCAGCGGCATCGCCTCGCGCAGGGTGACATCGAGCAGGCGCGCATCGCGCGGCTCCATTTCCACCAGCCACTGCTGCGGATACAGATGCCAGGCCGCGACCCAGGCGCTGTCTGGTGGCGTGGCGCGTTGCGGGAACCGCACCTCGGCATGCATCAGGTGCTGTGGCTGGTCATCGACGGCGAACGGCTGTGCTTCGGGCAGCGTCAGCACCTGGGTGTAGGGCATGCCAAGCAGCGCGGCCATCGGCACGCCGAGCAGATCGGCGGCGGTGGTGCTGGCCTGCACGATGCGGCCGTCGGCGGGGTCGATCACCAGCAGCACGCCGTAAGGCTGGATCAGGCCGGGAATATGGATGGGTTCGCGCGCACAGACGTCCAGGTCCAACGGGTTGGTTGCAGTGCTCAAGGACGTGCCTCCGCTGCCAGGCAGGTGTGGAAATGGGCAAACATGGCCTGCGCGCCGGCGATGGCGTCGGCACGCGCCGCTGCGCTCTGCAGGCGTTGCTCAAGCACCGCCTGAAAGCGCCGCCAGCCGGCCGGGTCTTCGTCGGCCAGTTCGAAATAGTGCAATGCATGCGCCAGGCCCGGCTGACGTTTGCGCAGCATACGTGCGATCACCCGGCCACCGAGCTGAGAGCCTTCGATGACATACAGCATGCCCCAGCGCACCGCCTCGCTGCTGGCCGGCGGCGGCGGCACCGCGGCATCGACGGGTTGGCCGAGCACGCGCAGATCCTCCCGCAACGCCGGCACCCGGCGGCGGTACTGCCATCCGCTGCCCACCAGGGTCACCAGCCAGTCGCTCAGCTGTTCTTCGAAACCGGCCAGCAGCCGGTGATGCCGGCGCAGCACCTGCGCGTAAGTCTCGGCGTCGATGTGGCCCTGCCCCAGCGCCTGCATCAGCGGCACCGCCTCAACCCGGGTGTGCGCCTCCTGCGTGGCATGCCGCAGCGCGAGCGCAGCCGAAAGCGGGGCAACCGGGGTGTCAGAACGCATGCGTAGGAAGACAGTCAAAAGCCAAGCTGCTCAGCCTAGCAGGGCATGCGAGCCAGGCAAAAAGCGGGCGCGTCCGCTGCATGAACCGGTTGGTTTCAGCCCTGCGCCAGTGCCGGGCTGCGCCCTGCCCGCTTCCAGGCCATGAACCAGCCCGCGGCCAGCAGCAGGCCGGCCAGCAACCAGGGTGCGCCGGGCAGGTGCAGCGGCGCGCCGCTGCCGATGAACCAGGCGAAGACATTGGCGAACAACAGCGGGCCGGCGATGCCGCCCAGGCTGACCAGGCTGGTGAGCGCGCCCTGCACGCGGCCCTGGGCGTCGGCACCGACTTCGCGGGTAATCAAGGCTTGCGCAGCCGGGGCGGCCACCGCCCAGAAGGCACTGATCGGCACGCCCAGCAGAAAGGTGCGGCCGCTGCCGGCCAGGCCGTAGATCACAAAGCCGATCACGCCGCAGCCCAGGCCGAGCAACAGCGCGCGCCGCTCACCCAGCCAGCGCACGATGCGGCCGACCAGCACGGCGTTGACGATGATGCTGCACACCCCGACACCGGCCAGCACCCAGCTCACCTCGCGCGGGCCCCAGTGGTACTGGTAGCTGGCAAACAGCACGAAGATGCTGGGGTAGACGTAATGGGCCAGGTTGGCCAGGAACACCACCGAGGCCAGGCCGAACACCTGCGGGTAGCGGCGCAGCAGCTTCAACGCACCGAACGGGTTGGCATGCGACCAGTCCAGCCGCGCGGTGCGGCGCTCCGGCGGCAGCGACTCGGGCAACACGAACCAGCCGTACAGCACGTTCAACAGCGCCAGACCGGCGGCGAACCAGAACGGCCAGCGCAGGCCGATGCTGCCCAGCCAGCCGCCGATCAACGGGCCGGCGACAAAGCCAATGCCGAATGCGGCGCCGAGCATGCCGAACGCGCCGGCGCGCTTGTCGGCCGGGGTGACATCGGCGATGTAGGCATTGGCGGTGGAAAAGCTGGCCGAGCACACGCCTGAAATCACCCGCGCCAGCAGCAGCATCGGCAGCGTGTGGGCGAGTGCCATCAGGATGAAGTCCAGGCCCAGCCCCAGGCACGACAGCAGGATCACCGGGCGGCGGCCGTAGCGGTCGGACAAAGTGCCCTGCAACGGCGAGCACACGAACTGGATGGCGGCGAACAGAAACCCGAACCAGCCGATCCAGCCAGCTGCGGCTGCATAGTCGCCGCCGGTGAATTGCCTGACCAGATCGGGCAGCACCGGGATGATGACGCCGAAGGACAGCACGTCGATCAGCACGGTGATGAAGATGAAGATCAGTGCGGCGCGGCGCCGGCCCGGAGCGGGAGCGGATGCGGAATCAGGAGAGATGGACATCGCGCGGCACGCAGGGGCGAAGCGGCGAGTGTAGCGGTGGAGTGGGTAGTGGGGTTATGGGGGATGGGCTGTCGCCTGATACGCCCCGTCCCCTCATCCGCCCCTGCGGTGCACCTTCTCCCGAAAGTAAAAGGGAAGCGCCTGGCCTGTGTCTGGCGCAAAATCAGCGTGATGGAGTTAAAGCCCTCTCCCGCCGGGAAAGGGGTTGGGGTGAGGGTACGGGGCGAAGCCAGACGTGCACTCAAACTTCACCAGGCTTCGCACGTCCCCTCATTCGCCCCTGGGGCACCTTCTCCCGATGGGAGAAGGGAAGCGCCTGGCCTGTGTCTGGCACAAGATCAGCGTGATGGAGTAAAGCCCCTCTCCCGCCGGGAGAGGGGTTGGGTGAGGGTACTGGGCGAAGCCAGACGTGCACTCAAACTTCAGCAGGCTTCGCACGTCCCCTCATCCGCCCTTCGGGCACCTGCTCCCGATGGGAGAAGGGAGTCGTTGCTGCCTCTTTACTGTCTTGGAAGCAGCGCGGGTTGTGAGAGTGGCTTAGGCAATCCTTGCGGTTATTCAACGCTGATGGTCTGGCCCAGCGTGTGGCTGGCGCCGGGCGCCAGTTCGATCACGTCAGGGCCGGCGTTGGCGGCTTCCAGGCAGACGTAGTCGCGCCAGCCGGTGCCGACGTCGGCCATCTTGCTGGCGGCGTCTTCGCCCGGATTCCAGGCCACCAGCGAGCGGCTGCCTTCGGTGCGGATGTCGATGCGGCGGCCCAGCACCGGGTCGGTGAGGGTGTAGTGGCCGCCGGCGTTGGTGTAGATGCGGTCGCTGCGGCCGGGGTCGCGCGGATCGCGCAGGCTCCAGTCGCCCTGCTGGCGGTGCGCGATGGCGTAGTTCTCGTACTTGTCGAGATAGTCCAGCCCGTCCAGGCCCTGCACGCTCACTTTGAGCGCGTCGCCGACGCGGAAGTAGTTGTGCAGGGCCTGGGTGAAGCGCACCGGCGCCTTGCTGACGTTTTCGGTGACCAGGCGTTGTTCTAGCGTGCGGCCGATGCGCAGGGTCATGTGCAGGCGCAGCGCCAGGTCATCGAAGGTCGGCGGCGTGAGCGTGAGCACTAAAGTGCCGTCGTCTTCGCGGCGGCTCTCGGTGAGCTGCCACGGCACCGTGCGGACGAAGCCGTGCGCCGGCACGTCACCGGTCTGATCCTGGCGGCCGAAATACGGCCAGCACACCGGCGCGCCGCCGCGGATGGGCGTGGGCGGCTGCTTGGCGGTGGGCGACAGCCACATCACGTCCTGCCCGCCCTTGGGCACGAACGACAGCAGTTGGCCGCCGAACAGGCTGATGGCCGCGGTGGAATACGGGGTGTCGATCAGCAGCGAGGGAAAACCGTGGAAGTCGCCTGTGCGCAGGCCGGTGACGTCGGACATGGGGGATGCCTTCTGGACGATGGGAGATTGGACGAATGCGGGATAGGCCGCCGGCAGCGTGAACGCGGTGCCGCGAACGGCGGCGCCGGTCACCGGCGGGGCGGTGCGCAAGGCGGTGAGGATGCGTTGGCCGGCGCGACCATCGGCCGGCTGCAGGCCCAGGCGGGTCTGCTCGACCTGGATGGCGCGGCGGGTGGCGGTGCCGACCATGCCATCGGCTTCGCCGATCTGGTGGCCGCGGGCCAGCAGCAGTTGCTGCAGTTGCCGGCGTTCGGGCCGGCCCAGGCCGGGATCGTCGGTGGGCCAGGAGGCGACCAGGCCGGCGCCACCGCGCAGGCGATCGGCCAGCAGGGCGATCGAGAGAGCGTAGCTTTCGGCCGCGTTGTAGGCGTAGATCGCGTCGTAGTTGCGGAACACCAGGAACGCGGGGCCGGTGGGGCCGGCCGGCAGCAACAGGGCGGCGGCGGTCTCGGCCGGCAGCCCGGTCGGGGCGAGCGGCTTGCCGTCGGTGCCGAGCAGGCCGGCGGCCTGCCAGGCCTGCAGCGGTTGGCGGCGGGTGCGGCCGGCCTTGTTGGCGTCGAAGCCGGCCGGCAGGCGCACTTCCATGCCCCAGGGGCGGGCGCGTTCCCAGCCAGCCTTGACCAGATAGTTGGCGGTGGAAGCCAGCGCGTCGGGAATGCTGGCGACCAGGTCGCGGCGGCCATCGCCATCGCCGTCGATGGCGATGCGCGCATAGGTGGACGGCATGAACTGGGTCTGCCCGAACGCACCGGCCCAGGAGCCGGTCAGCCCCTCGGGCGCCAGGTCGCCCTGCTGCAATAATCCGAGCAGGGCCAGGAATTCGCCGCGGAAGAACGGTTGGCGGCGGCCGGCGCACGACAGCGTGGCCAGCGACACCAGCAACGGGCGCTTGCCGGTGATGCGGCCGTAATCGCTCTCCACGCCCCACACCGCCACGATGGTGGCCGGGTCCACGCCGGTTTGTTCGGACAGGCGGGTGAGCAGCTCGCGGTGAGTCACCAACATGGCCTGGCCATCGCTCACGCGCTGGCTATCGACCAGGCTGGCCAGATAGTCCCAGATCGGGGTGGTGAATTCCGGTTGCGCGTCCAGCAGCGGCAACACGCTGGGGTCGGCGGCCAGACCGGCGGTGAAGCGCTGGAAGCTGGCGGCATCCACACCCTTGGCGGCGGCCTGGGTCTGCAGCCCGGCCAGGCAGCGGTCGAACGCGGGGTCGGCCCAGGCGGCGAACGGCGCCAGGCCCAGCAGCAGCGGCAACGCACGCCACAGCGGCGTCATGGGCTCAGGGCCGGCAGAAAAACGAACGGCATGCGATGAAGGCTCCTGCGCGGCGGGTTGAGCCGGGGAGCATAGCCAACCTGACGGCCGGGGCGCGTGCAGGGGGCGCAGGAATCAGGCAGGCGTCTGGCGCCGTGCTGGGCTAGCGATGCTGGTTGCGCCGCCGTGATGGGGCGGCAGCGCTGGTTTAGCTGCCGTCGCCGGTGATGCCCGACAGCAGCGACAGCGCCGGGGTTGCGCCGGTGGCGTCGCCACTGCGGCGGACGCTGCGTGGCAGGCGCGGGGTGTCGTGGCGGGGGCCGAACCAGATCATCGCGGCGGCCACCAGCGTCGGCAGCACGATCGCGAACACCACCAGTGCCAGCAGCAGCCATTGCCAGAGATTGAAGGTTGCCATGATCCCGTCCCACCCCGCGGCGCAGTCCGCCGGCGCGGCAAGCTTCCGGGATCGGCTGCGAACGTGGCGTCGACAAACCGGGCGGGATGGCGCCGTTCGTCGGGCGGTTTGGGCTGGCTGGCGTGGCACGTGGACGCGACTACCGGAATGACCGGCGACCCGGCGGACCGTGTGGCGCGCCGGCCTTGCACCGTGATCGCAGGTGCGGCGTTGGGCGATGACGTCGGTGTGTTAGCGCGGCCTTACCGGGCGTCCAGGTAGTACCAGTGGCCATCCTCGCGCACGAACCGGCTGTGTTCGGTCATGCGTACCGCACTGCCACCGCCGATGCGGTAACGGGCCAGGAACACCACCTCGGCGGTGTCTGCGCCGGTGGCGATGGCGCGCTGCACGTTCAGGCCCAGCCAGGTGGTGCGGCCGCCTTCGTCCAGCGCCAGCTCGGCCGGCCGCGTGGACGGATGCCAGCTCGCCAGCAGGTAATCGACGTTGCGGCGGACATAAGCGCTGTAGCGCGCGCGCATCAGCGTTTCCGCATCGGGCGCCGCAGCGCCGGCATGGTACTGGCCGCAGCACTGGGCGTAGCCGGCGGCGCGGCCGCAGGGACAGGGATCGGTGGGTGTGGACGGTGACATGGTGGGATTGTGCGGGCTGCGGTTGGGAATTGGGAATTGGGAATTGGGAATTGGGAATTGGGAATTGGGGATTGGGGATTGGGGATTGGGGATGCGGGATGCGGGATGCGGGCTTCTACTTGGTAGTTGACGTGTGCGGGAGCGTGAGTGGGCACTGATACGCACGTTGTAGTGATGCTCCTTGCGCGCGCGTCCTCGTCACTTCGTACGCGCAAAGTTGCGTAGTGGCTTTGGCAGTGGCTCGCAGCTTTGCGCGTGGACGTCAGCGAGGCTGCGCGCATTACTCTCACGCCTACCTCTCTTCCGCAGGTGGGCTTCAGTAAAACCACCGCTTACGTCTTAATCCGGGCCGCGCTTACTGCACAGCTGCGCAGGCGCGCAACAAAGCCCTGGTCGGCGTGCGCCCCTTGTTCGACGACACCGATGGCGCCTGTGCAACAGCAACGCGCGCTTCGAGATCGCCCGCGTGGAGGCCGATGGCGGGCCGCAGCCGGCCAAGGAGCTCAAGGCCACCCTTGGTGCGCGAACACCGCGACTACTGGAACTGCATCGACGACCATTGGGATGACGACGCAGGCCTGTGCCGAGTACGCCTTGGCCGGCTTAGAGCAGCTATCAAAACTACTGCGCAGCCGTCAGGCGGGCGCGGCCGGTGCTCGAAATCGGCATGTACCCACGTACATTCCGGTTCCTCCGCGCCGTGCGCACCCACCTGGCGACTGCTCGCTACGTTTTGTTAGCCGCTCTTACAGCGCGCCTGCGCGCCGCCGCATTCTTGCG
The nucleotide sequence above comes from Xanthomonas campestris pv. campestris str. ATCC 33913. Encoded proteins:
- a CDS encoding benzoate/H(+) symporter BenE family transporter; the protein is MSSARSLFRDLSLPAIAAGFVTVLVGFASSAVIVFEAARHLGADQAEIASWMWALGIGMGVTCIGLSLRYRVPVVTAWSTPGAAMLIGTAAGVPLREAIGAFVVAAVLGAVAGFTGLFERAIRRIPLSLASGMLAGVLLRFGLDLFVAMQSQAAMALSMLATYLIGRRWFARYAVIATLLVGIAIAAGGGLMHWNAVRLELARPVLMVPGLSWAALFGLAIPLFVVTMASQNVPGVAVMRASGYTVPISPTIGWIGVVNTVLAPFGGYALNLAAITAAICMGREAHEDPARRYPAAVAAGVFYIVIGLFGATVAAVFAAFPRELVMAIAGIALLGTIGNSLAAALREEPEREAALITFLVTASGLTLGGIGASFWGLLAGAITLIALRPRRPQH
- the bphP gene encoding bacteriophytochrome BphP: MSTATNPLDLDVCAREPIHIPGLIQPYGVLLVIDPADGRIVQASTTAADLLGVPMAALLGMPYTQVLTLPEAQPFAVDDQPQHLMHAEVRFPQRATPPDSAWVAAWHLYPQQWLVEMEPRDARLLDVTLREAMPLLRSVERDPGIAEAAVRVAKGLRSLIGFDRVMIYRFDEEWNGDIIAEARKPELEAYLGLHYPASDIPAQARALYLRNRVRQIADVGYQPSPIQPTVHPQLGTPVDLSDVSLRSVSPVHLEYLANMGVTATLVASIVVNDALWGLISCHHYSPHFTNHAMRDVTDAVARTLAGRIGALQAVARARLESVLLTVREKLITDFNDAEHMTVELLDDMAPDLMDVVDADGVAIFHGNDISRHGTTPDVAALRRIRDHIESEHHDALREDAVGALHVDAIGEVFPELADLAPLAAGFIFVPLMPQSRSALLWTRREQIQQIKWAGNPQLAKLEDIPNSRLSPRKSFDLWQQTVRGRARRWSPLHLESARSLRVLIELMERKRFQQDFTLLEASLSRLRDGVAIIERGTANAAHRLLFVNTAFADVCGSDVAELIGRELQTLYASDAPRANVELLQDALRNGRAAYVTLPLQVSDGAPVYRQFHLEPLPSPSGVTAHWLLQLRDPE
- a CDS encoding biliverdin-producing heme oxygenase gives rise to the protein MRSDTPVAPLSAALALRHATQEAHTRVEAVPLMQALGQGHIDAETYAQVLRRHHRLLAGFEEQLSDWLVTLVGSGWQYRRRVPALREDLRVLGQPVDAAVPPPPASSEAVRWGMLYVIEGSQLGGRVIARMLRKRQPGLAHALHYFELADEDPAGWRRFQAVLEQRLQSAAARADAIAGAQAMFAHFHTCLAAEARP
- a CDS encoding TCR/Tet family MFS transporter — protein: MSISPDSASAPAPGRRRAALIFIFITVLIDVLSFGVIIPVLPDLVRQFTGGDYAAAAGWIGWFGFLFAAIQFVCSPLQGTLSDRYGRRPVILLSCLGLGLDFILMALAHTLPMLLLARVISGVCSASFSTANAYIADVTPADKRAGAFGMLGAAFGIGFVAGPLIGGWLGSIGLRWPFWFAAGLALLNVLYGWFVLPESLPPERRTARLDWSHANPFGALKLLRRYPQVFGLASVVFLANLAHYVYPSIFVLFASYQYHWGPREVSWVLAGVGVCSIIVNAVLVGRIVRWLGERRALLLGLGCGVIGFVIYGLAGSGRTFLLGVPISAFWAVAAPAAQALITREVGADAQGRVQGALTSLVSLGGIAGPLLFANVFAWFIGSGAPLHLPGAPWLLAGLLLAAGWFMAWKRAGRSPALAQG
- a CDS encoding lytic murein transglycosylase; translation: MTPLWRALPLLLGLAPFAAWADPAFDRCLAGLQTQAAAKGVDAASFQRFTAGLAADPSVLPLLDAQPEFTTPIWDYLASLVDSQRVSDGQAMLVTHRELLTRLSEQTGVDPATIVAVWGVESDYGRITGKRPLLVSLATLSCAGRRQPFFRGEFLALLGLLQQGDLAPEGLTGSWAGAFGQTQFMPSTYARIAIDGDGDGRRDLVASIPDALASTANYLVKAGWERARPWGMEVRLPAGFDANKAGRTRRQPLQAWQAAGLLGTDGKPLAPTGLPAETAAALLLPAGPTGPAFLVFRNYDAIYAYNAAESYALSIALLADRLRGGAGLVASWPTDDPGLGRPERRQLQQLLLARGHQIGEADGMVGTATRRAIQVEQTRLGLQPADGRAGQRILTALRTAPPVTGAAVRGTAFTLPAAYPAFVQSPIVQKASPMSDVTGLRTGDFHGFPSLLIDTPYSTAAISLFGGQLLSFVPKGGQDVMWLSPTAKQPPTPIRGGAPVCWPYFGRQDQTGDVPAHGFVRTVPWQLTESRREDDGTLVLTLTPPTFDDLALRLHMTLRIGRTLEQRLVTENVSKAPVRFTQALHNYFRVGDALKVSVQGLDGLDYLDKYENYAIAHRQQGDWSLRDPRDPGRSDRIYTNAGGHYTLTDPVLGRRIDIRTEGSRSLVAWNPGEDAASKMADVGTGWRDYVCLEAANAGPDVIELAPGASHTLGQTISVE
- a CDS encoding YchJ family protein — translated: MSPSTPTDPCPCGRAAGYAQCCGQYHAGAAAPDAETLMRARYSAYVRRNVDYLLASWHPSTRPAELALDEGGRTTWLGLNVQRAIATGADTAEVVFLARYRIGGGSAVRMTEHSRFVREDGHWYYLDAR